In a single window of the Streptomyces sp. NBC_00094 genome:
- a CDS encoding transporter has product MATLTSPPSPPSSTSPTPPVPSLTSVFVRLKLSLLRNGLRQSGGRTAAYIVSIVFGLLFAAAIVLSFVLLRGSADADTVAVLLIGALALSWTVMPLFVPSGDETLDPSRLVMLPLRPRPLVRALLVASLVGVGPVITLFLAFGAALSVAHGPSGVVVAVLAVPLVTVGCVALSRAVAAANIRLLTSRKGRDLALLSGLVIAVGMQLVNFGAQRLGQAGGLGPLEPAATVIGWLPPAAAIGAVDAASNGDHAVAAARLLLTAAALAGLVHWWQRSLVRLMVEPDGSTIGASSGADVREKSGGTGLLGRLLPGGRAGAVMERSLRYIWRDPKTKAAWVTSLAMGLIVPLFNAFQGTGTIYWACFASGMLGVQMYNQFGQDTSAFWMVAQTISTPADAYAELRARAMALLAVTAPFAVLVTVATAAVLGDWSAFPEALGLSFGLLGALVGSGAVASALFPYSIPQDSGYKNVAPGQGGLAWMSILGGMFGSALLCAPLIGVTVYLHLSDQGSLLWLLFPAGMAYGALLVWAGLKLAAPRTARRLPEILAAVSKG; this is encoded by the coding sequence ATGGCCACGCTCACCTCTCCCCCCTCCCCTCCCTCCTCCACCTCCCCCACCCCTCCCGTGCCGTCGCTCACCTCGGTCTTCGTACGGCTCAAGCTGTCGCTGCTGAGGAACGGGCTGCGGCAGTCGGGCGGGCGGACCGCCGCGTACATCGTCTCGATCGTCTTCGGTCTCCTCTTCGCCGCGGCGATAGTGCTGTCCTTCGTCCTCCTGCGGGGCAGCGCGGACGCCGACACGGTCGCGGTCCTCCTCATCGGCGCCCTCGCGCTCTCCTGGACGGTGATGCCGCTGTTCGTGCCGAGCGGTGACGAGACCCTCGACCCGTCGCGGCTCGTGATGCTGCCGCTGCGGCCCCGGCCGCTGGTCCGGGCCCTGCTCGTGGCGTCCCTGGTGGGCGTCGGGCCGGTCATCACCCTCTTCCTGGCGTTCGGCGCGGCCCTGTCGGTCGCGCACGGCCCCTCCGGCGTGGTCGTCGCCGTCCTCGCGGTCCCGCTCGTCACGGTCGGCTGCGTGGCGCTGTCCCGGGCGGTGGCCGCCGCCAACATCCGGCTCCTGACCTCCCGCAAGGGCCGGGACCTGGCGCTGCTCAGCGGTCTGGTGATCGCGGTCGGCATGCAGCTGGTCAACTTCGGTGCCCAGCGCCTCGGCCAGGCCGGCGGCCTCGGCCCGCTCGAACCGGCGGCGACCGTCATCGGCTGGCTGCCGCCGGCCGCCGCGATCGGCGCGGTCGACGCGGCGAGCAACGGCGACCACGCGGTGGCGGCGGCCCGGCTGCTGCTCACGGCGGCGGCGCTGGCAGGGCTCGTGCACTGGTGGCAGCGGAGCCTGGTGCGGCTGATGGTCGAACCGGACGGCTCCACGATCGGCGCGTCCTCCGGCGCGGACGTACGGGAGAAGTCGGGTGGTACGGGGCTGCTCGGCCGGCTCCTGCCGGGCGGGCGCGCGGGCGCGGTCATGGAGCGCAGCCTGCGCTACATCTGGCGCGACCCGAAGACGAAGGCGGCGTGGGTGACCTCGCTGGCCATGGGTCTGATCGTGCCGCTGTTCAACGCCTTCCAGGGCACGGGCACGATCTACTGGGCGTGCTTCGCCTCGGGCATGCTCGGTGTCCAGATGTACAACCAGTTCGGCCAGGACACCTCGGCGTTCTGGATGGTCGCGCAGACCATCTCGACGCCGGCCGACGCGTACGCCGAGCTCCGGGCGCGGGCCATGGCCCTGCTGGCCGTCACCGCCCCGTTCGCGGTGCTGGTGACGGTGGCGACGGCGGCCGTCCTCGGCGACTGGTCGGCGTTCCCGGAGGCGCTGGGCCTGTCCTTCGGGCTGCTCGGCGCGCTGGTGGGGTCGGGCGCGGTGGCCTCGGCGCTCTTCCCGTACTCGATCCCCCAGGACAGCGGCTACAAGAACGTGGCGCCGGGTCAGGGCGGACTGGCCTGGATGTCGATCCTCGGCGGCATGTTCGGCTCCGCGCTGCTGTGCGCCCCGCTGATCGGCGTGACGGTCTACCTCCACCTGTCCGACCAGGGGTCCCTGTTGTGGCTCCTCTTCCCGGCGGGTATGGCCTACGGCGCGCTGCTCGTCTGGGCGGGCCTCAAGCTGGCGGCCCCGCGCACGGCGCGGCGACTGCCGGAGATCCTGGCGGCGGTCAGCAAGGGGTGA
- a CDS encoding ABC transporter ATP-binding protein, whose product MPDQAFDEVFEQAGATAGTAPDTGAVPAVRVEGLWKRFGQQIAVNGIDLVLPAGKFIGLVGPNGAGKTTTLSMITGLLRPDQGRILVAGHDVWANPESVAEVKARIGILPEGLRLFERLSGRELLAYSGRLRGLPGAEVDKRAAQLLDVLDLTGSQNKLVVDYSTGMRKKIGLAAALLHNPEVLFLDEPFEGVDPVSAQTIRGVLERYTASGATVVFSSHVMELVESLCDWVAVMAAGRIRAQGPLAEVRGDRPSLQAAFLELVGANGREAAGESLDWLGGGAGSGSGSGSGAGSGSGSGSVGGAK is encoded by the coding sequence ATGCCTGACCAGGCATTTGACGAAGTTTTCGAGCAGGCGGGCGCCACAGCGGGCACCGCACCGGATACCGGTGCGGTGCCCGCTGTGCGTGTCGAGGGGCTGTGGAAGCGCTTCGGGCAGCAGATCGCGGTGAACGGGATCGATCTCGTCCTGCCCGCGGGGAAGTTCATCGGGCTCGTGGGGCCCAACGGGGCGGGCAAGACCACCACGCTCTCCATGATCACCGGCCTGCTCCGGCCCGACCAGGGACGGATCCTGGTCGCCGGCCACGACGTCTGGGCGAACCCGGAGTCGGTCGCCGAGGTCAAGGCGCGGATCGGGATCCTGCCGGAGGGACTGCGGCTCTTCGAGCGGCTCTCGGGCCGGGAACTCCTCGCCTACAGCGGGCGGTTGCGGGGGCTGCCCGGTGCCGAGGTCGACAAGCGGGCCGCGCAGCTCCTCGACGTACTCGACCTGACCGGCTCGCAGAACAAGCTGGTCGTCGACTACTCGACCGGCATGCGGAAGAAGATCGGCCTCGCCGCCGCCCTCCTCCACAACCCCGAAGTGCTCTTCCTCGACGAGCCGTTCGAGGGCGTCGACCCGGTCTCCGCGCAGACCATCCGCGGGGTCCTGGAGCGATACACGGCGTCCGGCGCGACCGTCGTCTTCTCCAGCCACGTCATGGAGCTGGTGGAGTCGCTCTGCGACTGGGTCGCCGTGATGGCGGCGGGCCGGATCCGCGCGCAGGGTCCGCTCGCGGAGGTCCGCGGCGACAGGCCCTCGCTGCAGGCGGCGTTCCTGGAGCTGGTCGGGGCGAACGGCCGCGAGGCGGCCGGGGAGTCCCTGGACTGGCTGGGCGGCGGGGCGGGCTCGGGTTCGGGCTCCGGTTCAGGTGCGGGTTCGGGTTCGGGTTCGGGCTCCGTGGGTGGAGCGAAGTGA